The Actinopolyspora erythraea genome has a segment encoding these proteins:
- a CDS encoding DUF3566 domain-containing protein, giving the protein MTSSDKPQEPESRSTGEQETTSTTTKTEATATSVSEGMSTDAADSGGSARGSASGAQESRGEDDGSGVAPPWQRVSGAVGTSADSAGASTASEDQDGRGGGTAEPEAGYEEEETHRIPHPADSESRSAGDGSSAESPRSGLPLGGGVGARGGAAGQGSPRRPSRGPRRASLQIRRVDPWSVLKLALMLSVTLFFVWMIAVAVLYGVLGGMGVWEQLNGTFSELTQPENSLTEPLISPMRVFGVASLIGAVNIVLFTALATVAGFIYNVAADFVGGVEVTLSERE; this is encoded by the coding sequence GTGACATCTTCGGACAAGCCGCAGGAACCGGAGTCTCGTTCAACCGGCGAGCAGGAAACGACCTCGACCACTACGAAGACGGAGGCGACCGCCACCTCGGTTTCCGAGGGGATGTCCACGGACGCTGCCGACAGCGGTGGGAGTGCGCGTGGTTCGGCCAGTGGTGCGCAGGAGTCCCGTGGGGAGGACGACGGTTCCGGCGTCGCCCCTCCCTGGCAGCGTGTGAGCGGTGCCGTGGGCACCTCCGCCGACTCGGCGGGTGCTTCGACCGCCTCGGAGGACCAGGACGGACGTGGCGGGGGGACCGCTGAACCGGAAGCGGGGTACGAGGAGGAGGAAACCCACCGGATTCCCCACCCGGCCGACTCGGAGTCCCGGTCCGCCGGGGACGGCTCCAGCGCGGAGTCGCCCCGCTCCGGGCTCCCGCTGGGGGGCGGTGTCGGGGCTCGCGGCGGTGCGGCGGGTCAGGGCTCGCCGCGTCGGCCGAGTCGCGGCCCCAGGCGAGCGAGCCTGCAGATCCGGCGGGTGGACCCGTGGTCGGTGCTCAAGCTGGCCCTCATGCTCAGCGTCACGCTGTTCTTCGTCTGGATGATCGCCGTGGCGGTGCTGTACGGCGTGCTCGGTGGCATGGGGGTCTGGGAGCAGCTCAACGGGACGTTCAGCGAGCTGACCCAGCCCGAGAACTCGCTGACCGAGCCGTTGATCAGCCCGATGCGGGTGTTCGGTGTGGCCTCGCTCATCGGCGCGGTCAACATCGTGCTGTTCACCGCCCTGGCCACGGTCGCCGGGTTCATCTACAACGTGGCGGCGGACTTCGTCGGTGGGGTGGAGGTGACCCTTTCCGAGCGGGAGTGA
- a CDS encoding DLW-39 family protein, translating to MKKLLILAAVAGAVLFVVRRKTAAKAEADLWREATAEA from the coding sequence GTGAAGAAGCTGCTCATTCTCGCTGCTGTTGCCGGTGCCGTCCTCTTTGTCGTGCGTCGTAAGACTGCGGCCAAGGCGGAGGCCGACCTGTGGCGTGAAGCTACCGCGGAGGCCTGA
- a CDS encoding VOC family protein produces MACRIGELVLDCRDPEVLARFWCEVLDFVELGREYAGEDYAIEIGPREGFGGPRATIVLRSGDESRRGKTRLHLDLNPTDRDPDAELERLLKLGARPADIGQTGEEPWNVLADPEGNEFCLLKARLNPL; encoded by the coding sequence ATGGCATGCCGTATCGGTGAGCTCGTGCTTGATTGCCGCGATCCCGAGGTGCTGGCGCGATTCTGGTGCGAGGTCCTGGACTTCGTGGAGCTCGGTCGCGAATATGCCGGGGAGGACTACGCCATCGAGATCGGGCCGCGCGAAGGGTTCGGCGGGCCGCGGGCGACGATCGTCCTCAGAAGCGGGGACGAGTCGAGGCGGGGGAAAACTCGGCTGCACCTCGATCTCAACCCCACCGACCGCGATCCGGACGCCGAACTCGAACGCCTCCTGAAGCTCGGAGCGCGCCCGGCCGACATCGGCCAGACGGGCGAGGAGCCGTGGAACGTCCTCGCCGATCCCGAGGGCAATGAGTTCTGTCTGCTCAAGGCCCGCCTCAACCCCCTCTGA
- a CDS encoding DUF1648 domain-containing protein, whose amino-acid sequence METDPRPRFPWLWLAPSAVLLAVMTAWGAAAYPDLPEVVPSHIGPGGVNARSPRTVGSAFVPVFLYIATTVLLTTAAFVTVRTVPESELPSGRGPDVFKRTATWASAARYAKAILVFNAALGVALLPLCAVQWRTTRAAEVPWWPFPLLLVLIVVGLVPLFVAARRDRAEKRLRASSDGGR is encoded by the coding sequence ATGGAAACCGATCCCAGGCCACGGTTCCCGTGGTTGTGGTTGGCGCCGAGCGCCGTGCTCCTGGCCGTCATGACCGCGTGGGGGGCGGCGGCGTATCCCGATCTGCCCGAGGTGGTGCCCAGCCACATCGGGCCGGGTGGGGTCAACGCGCGGTCCCCCAGGACCGTCGGCTCCGCTTTCGTGCCGGTGTTCCTCTACATCGCGACGACGGTGCTGCTCACCACCGCCGCCTTCGTCACGGTGCGGACCGTTCCGGAAAGCGAACTACCGTCCGGCCGCGGGCCGGACGTGTTCAAGCGCACCGCGACGTGGGCCTCGGCGGCGCGGTACGCCAAGGCGATCCTGGTGTTCAACGCCGCCCTCGGCGTGGCGCTGCTGCCGCTGTGCGCCGTCCAGTGGCGAACCACGCGGGCGGCCGAGGTTCCCTGGTGGCCGTTCCCCCTGCTCCTCGTGCTCATCGTCGTGGGCTTGGTGCCGCTGTTCGTCGCGGCTCGCCGTGATCGAGCCGAGAAGCGGCTCCGGGCCTCCTCAGACGGCGGCCGGTAG
- a CDS encoding class I SAM-dependent methyltransferase, with product MRTTATRLERSRRHWDRHARSYDRQMGRIERRFFGDTRRWLCRYAEGGVLEVAIGTGLNLDHYPPGIRLTGVDLSRGMLDQARRRAENSGRAVDLSVGDAQRLAFPDASFDTVVCTFSLCAVPDVGAAFSEMDRVLKPGGLLLLADHVVSTSRPVRVVQRLLELVTVPLAGEYFRRRPVELVRAAGFELQRHERFKLGLVERVVARKPTR from the coding sequence ATGCGGACGACGGCGACGAGACTGGAACGTTCACGGCGGCACTGGGACCGGCACGCCCGGAGTTACGACCGGCAGATGGGCCGCATCGAGCGCCGCTTCTTCGGCGACACCAGACGGTGGCTCTGCCGGTACGCCGAGGGTGGCGTGCTGGAGGTGGCCATCGGCACCGGGCTCAACCTCGACCACTATCCGCCCGGAATCAGGCTGACGGGGGTCGATCTCAGCCGGGGGATGCTCGACCAGGCGCGTCGCCGTGCCGAGAACTCGGGTCGTGCGGTGGATCTCAGTGTCGGTGACGCGCAGCGGTTGGCCTTTCCGGATGCCTCGTTCGACACGGTCGTCTGCACCTTCTCGCTGTGCGCGGTCCCCGACGTCGGTGCCGCGTTCTCCGAGATGGACCGGGTGCTCAAACCGGGAGGGCTGCTGCTGTTGGCCGACCACGTGGTCAGCACCTCCCGGCCGGTGCGGGTGGTGCAGCGGCTGCTGGAGTTGGTCACGGTCCCGCTCGCCGGGGAGTACTTCCGGCGTCGTCCGGTCGAACTGGTCCGCGCGGCCGGGTTCGAGCTTCAGCGGCACGAGCGGTTCAAGCTCGGCCTGGTGGAGCGCGTGGTAGCCCGGAAACCCACGCGGTGA
- a CDS encoding MerR family DNA-binding transcriptional regulator, producing the protein MRISELARRAGVTTKAVRYYESLGLLAPGRLANGYRDYGEHELRLTREVSALGALGIPARRTRPFLDCLAVGHRHADDCPASLAAYRDAIDDLTRRIEGLAARREALTARLEEAAHRGGRVVPEGPGKGREVEFPEPPADLPVPEDDGAADRLPGAGLPRLELRGTGGGTTRLDALGAGRTVLYVYPLTGRADLDLPEGWDSIPGAHGCTAEACGFRDHHRELLDAGAAGVFGLSSQGADYQRELAERLHLPFPVLSDPTLCLARVLGLPTFEAGGLRLYRRLTLVVRGGVVEHVFYPVFPPGDHAEQVLAWLRDNPVPEQ; encoded by the coding sequence ATGCGGATCAGCGAGCTGGCCCGTCGGGCGGGCGTGACGACGAAAGCGGTGCGCTACTACGAGTCACTGGGACTGCTCGCTCCCGGGCGGCTGGCCAACGGCTACCGGGATTATGGCGAGCACGAGTTGCGACTCACCCGGGAGGTCAGCGCCCTGGGAGCTCTCGGAATCCCGGCGAGACGTACCCGGCCGTTCCTGGACTGCCTGGCGGTAGGTCATCGGCACGCCGACGACTGCCCAGCCTCGCTCGCCGCCTACCGGGACGCGATCGACGATCTCACGCGGCGCATCGAAGGGCTCGCCGCCCGGAGGGAGGCGCTGACGGCGCGTCTGGAGGAGGCCGCCCACCGCGGCGGCCGAGTCGTGCCGGAGGGTCCGGGGAAGGGGAGGGAGGTCGAGTTCCCGGAACCTCCGGCCGACCTGCCGGTTCCGGAGGACGACGGCGCGGCGGACCGGTTGCCCGGGGCGGGGTTGCCGCGCCTGGAGCTGCGCGGTACCGGGGGTGGGACCACCCGCCTCGACGCGCTCGGAGCGGGCCGGACGGTGCTCTACGTCTACCCGCTCACCGGGCGGGCTGACCTGGATCTCCCCGAGGGGTGGGATTCGATTCCCGGAGCGCACGGCTGTACCGCCGAGGCGTGCGGTTTCCGTGACCACCACAGGGAGCTGCTCGACGCCGGGGCGGCCGGTGTGTTCGGGCTGTCGAGCCAGGGCGCCGACTACCAGCGCGAGCTCGCGGAGCGGCTCCACCTGCCGTTCCCGGTGCTGTCCGACCCCACGCTGTGCCTGGCTCGGGTGCTCGGGCTCCCCACCTTCGAGGCGGGCGGGCTGAGGTTGTACCGGCGGCTGACCCTGGTCGTTCGCGGCGGTGTCGTCGAGCACGTCTTCTACCCGGTGTTCCCGCCGGGGGATCACGCGGAACAGGTGCTGGCGTGGCTGCGGGACAACCCCGTGCCGGAGCAGTGA
- a CDS encoding Rossmann-fold NAD(P)-binding domain-containing protein — translation MLDTLYPYGEADGAAITERTPWAAASRKGRLRAALDRTYLRTYLEAHRAGEARVALGRAADFYGPRVMRMMNPTLGGAFFPAALTGEPALGFGDITLPHSYSYLPDIAAGLVELGTTGDEEALGRAWHLPTVPAVSTEHIHGLAERVIGGRITTRVLERPVAAGPFDERFMAEYAESFYQHLIPQNMVWTPFEHRFGRQPTPLLDGPRTIVEWYRELLAARPSTRQP, via the coding sequence GTGCTCGACACGCTCTACCCGTACGGCGAGGCCGACGGCGCGGCGATCACGGAGCGCACCCCCTGGGCGGCGGCGAGCCGCAAGGGCCGGCTGCGCGCCGCACTGGACCGGACCTACCTCCGGACCTACCTGGAGGCGCACCGCGCGGGCGAAGCCCGGGTCGCATTGGGACGGGCCGCCGACTTCTACGGTCCTCGGGTGATGAGGATGATGAACCCCACCCTGGGCGGAGCGTTCTTCCCAGCCGCGCTGACCGGCGAACCCGCCCTCGGCTTCGGCGACATCACGCTGCCGCACAGCTACTCCTACCTGCCCGACATCGCCGCCGGGCTGGTCGAGCTGGGGACCACCGGCGACGAGGAAGCGCTCGGCCGGGCGTGGCACCTGCCCACGGTGCCCGCGGTCAGCACCGAGCACATCCACGGACTCGCCGAGCGGGTCATCGGTGGCCGCATCACCACGCGGGTGCTCGAACGGCCCGTCGCGGCCGGACCGTTCGACGAGCGGTTCATGGCCGAGTACGCCGAGAGCTTCTACCAGCACCTCATCCCGCAGAACATGGTCTGGACACCTTTCGAGCACCGGTTCGGCAGACAACCCACCCCGCTCCTCGACGGCCCGCGCACCATCGTCGAGTGGTATCGCGAACTCCTCGCGGCCCGGCCGAGCACCCGGCAACCGTGA
- a CDS encoding SRPBCC family protein, which translates to MVEPEIDTRFELHAAVHVHADPHTVYDTVSDITRMGEWSPENTGGEWLTGTPGQPGSRFLGHNRGERNDWTTECEVVEAEHPRLFSWKVHSSVDAADTSVWSFEITPDENGCLLTQRYVMSELRHGLRVQLDELSERQASLFLARRRARLEGGMRHTVHAVKRTVERERGAAGDG; encoded by the coding sequence ATGGTCGAGCCCGAGATCGACACGCGCTTCGAGCTGCACGCCGCCGTGCACGTCCACGCCGATCCCCACACCGTCTACGACACCGTCAGCGACATCACCCGCATGGGCGAGTGGAGCCCCGAGAACACCGGCGGGGAATGGCTCACCGGCACACCCGGCCAACCCGGCTCCCGCTTCCTGGGGCACAACCGGGGCGAGCGAAACGACTGGACGACCGAGTGCGAGGTGGTCGAGGCCGAACACCCCAGGCTCTTCTCGTGGAAGGTGCACAGCAGTGTGGACGCGGCCGACACCTCGGTCTGGTCGTTCGAGATCACCCCTGACGAGAACGGTTGTCTGCTGACCCAGCGGTACGTGATGAGCGAGCTTCGCCACGGGCTGCGGGTCCAGCTCGACGAGCTCTCCGAACGGCAGGCGAGTCTGTTCCTGGCCCGCCGCAGGGCACGGCTGGAAGGCGGGATGCGCCACACCGTCCACGCGGTGAAGCGGACCGTCGAACGCGAACGCGGAGCGGCAGGGGACGGGTGA
- a CDS encoding SRPBCC family protein, which yields MTEPDTHTGFELHAAVHVHADPHTVYDTVSDITRMGEWSPENTGGEWLTGTPGQPGSRFHGHNRMEELTWTTECEVVEAEPGSRFSWAVLTGAPDVTASVWSFEMSPGEDGGTELVQRYRLNTLPTGFRQALERLPEEEAAELMRQRREQLRDALHRTVRGIRETLENS from the coding sequence ATGACCGAACCCGACACGCACACCGGCTTCGAGCTGCACGCCGCCGTGCACGTCCACGCCGATCCCCACACCGTCTACGACACCGTCAGCGACATCACCCGCATGGGCGAGTGGAGCCCCGAGAACACCGGCGGGGAATGGCTCACCGGCACACCCGGCCAACCCGGCTCCCGCTTCCACGGCCACAACCGCATGGAGGAGCTCACCTGGACCACCGAGTGCGAGGTGGTCGAGGCCGAGCCGGGGAGCCGTTTCTCCTGGGCGGTGCTGACCGGAGCGCCGGACGTGACCGCCTCGGTCTGGTCGTTCGAGATGAGCCCCGGTGAGGACGGCGGGACCGAACTGGTGCAGCGCTACCGGTTGAACACGCTGCCGACGGGGTTCCGGCAGGCGCTGGAGCGGTTGCCCGAGGAGGAGGCCGCCGAGCTGATGCGGCAGCGGCGGGAGCAGTTGCGGGACGCGCTGCACCGCACCGTGCGGGGGATCAGGGAAACCCTGGAGAACTCCTGA